Proteins encoded within one genomic window of Bemisia tabaci chromosome 2, PGI_BMITA_v3:
- the LOC109031844 gene encoding glutamate carboxypeptidase 2 has protein sequence MLQAPPMFVNFGSKQDYDFLESRNINIKNHILLMKMKKSAIYKQISEGIKKGAVGVLLYADPSQHYELQKQIKTIKELNPTILGRLQLAFGDSFCANNSNVTQESQKSIMVDVISFDEMQNIFKVMSLNASSKSWANFMKPSISSINQNKWSIIMSSHVLNLMHTYYNVIAALEGAEEPDRYILIGSNRESLSNSDDPLGGTVAMMEISRVFGELNRVKGWIPRRTVIFCSWGLQGDGHFNSESWAQLLHPLLTERAVAYLSVEVAVRGNSTLKIQSAPVLETVIEEASMLVPNCDPAEQNAHRFTLGETMQHMAKVKNTSVIDIIHGEGDYQMFLFEQGIPSLDFGYDGEEKFTDSTFSFHRAITELWAILIWSLADDPVLPLNPAGYSKFLIKSFFVVQKEYASLIEKHLALFNRLHNAIVSFNETASDFGKKVHSIDKTDCMRMRVVNDQLVRLEKQMLCFPEMQNQGAHPLLTEGNLPSVGFGVLQDLLEESLMWPESTTIQRQIQQELTMLSSCIQNGELLLKDVVVTLTQIQT, from the exons ATGTTGCAGGCACCTCCAATGTTTGTGAATTTCGGGAGCAAACAAGATTACGACTTTTTAGAAAGTAGAAATATAAACATCAAAAACCACATTCTCTTGATGAAAATGAAGAAGTCAGCAATATACAAACAG attagTGAGGGGATAAAAAAAGGAGCGGTTGGAGTTTTGCTCTATGCAGATCCCTCTCAGCATTATGAATTGCAAAAACAGATAAAGACAATTAAGGAATTAAATCCTACAATTTTGGGAAGGCTGCAGCTTGCTTTTGGGGACTCTTTCTGCGCTAACAACA GTAATGTAACACAGGAGtctcaaaaatcgattatggTCGATGTAATCAGTTTCGATGAgatgcaaaatattttcaa AGTCATGTCATTGAATGCGTCATCCAAGAGCTGGGCAAATTTTATGAAACCTTCAATATCCTctataaatcaaaataaatggaGCATTATAATGTCCTCGCATGTGCTTAACCTCATGCATACATACTACAATGTCATTGCTGCACTGGAAGGTGCCGAGGAGCCTGACCGATATATTCTTATCGGAAGCAACCGTGAAAGCTTGAGCAATTCAGATGACCCCCTGGGTGGCACAGTCGCCATGATGGAAATCTCACGAGTATTCGGTGAGCTGAACCGAGTGAAGGGATGGATACCTCGACGCACCGTCATTTTTTGCAGCTGGGGACTGCAAGGCGATGGCCACTTTAATTCTGAATCATGGGCGCAATTGTTGCATCCATTACTCACTGAAAGAGCCGTCGCTTATTTAAGCGTGGAGGTGGCTGTTAGAGGAAATTCAACGCTGAAAATTCAGTCTGCACCAGTACTTGAAACCGTAATTGAGGAGGCTAGCATGCTGGTGCCCAACTGCGACCCTGCGGAGCAAAATGCTCACAGGTTTACTCTTGGCGAAACTATGCAACACATGGCCAAAGTAAAAAATACGTCAGTGATAGATATCATCCATGGAGAAGGCGACTATCAGATGTTCCTGTTCGAACAAGGCATCCCAAGTTTGGATTTTGGATACGacggagaggaaaaatttactgactcaacgttttcatttcaccgGGCCATTACCGAACTATGGGCCATTTTGATATGGAGTTTGGCAGATGATCCCGTCCTGCCCTTGAACCCTGCAGGGTATTCCAAGTTTTTGATCAAATCGTTCTTCGTTGTCCAAAAAGAGTACGCATCACTGATTGAGAAACACTTGGCTCTGTTCAATCGACTTCACAACGCTATAGTGAGCTTCAACGAGACAGCCAGCGATTTCGGGAAAAAGGTACACAGTATTGATAAAACGGACTGTATGAGGATGCGTGTTGTTAACGACCAACTTGTGAGGTTAGAAAAACAGATGTTGTGTTTCCCAGAGATGCAGAATCAAGGGGCCCATCCTCTGCTGACGGAGGGAAATCTTCCGAGCGTTGGTTTTGGAGTGCTGCAAGATTTACTCGAAGAATCTTTGATGTGGCCGGAAAGTACCACTATTCAGAGACAGATCCAGCAAGAACTCACTATGCTATCTTCATGCATTCAAAATGGAGAGCTTCTGTTGAAAGATGTTGTTGTTACATTGACACAAATCCAGACATAG
- the LOC109031845 gene encoding cyclin-dependent kinase 20 isoform X2, translated as MASFTDQDLKPANLLISADGILRIADFGLSRLLYNEEDGKDGSRKKYTARVATRWYRAPESLYGSNNYDEKIDIWAVGCIIAEINNKAPLFAGETDIEQLSIVVQSLGRPSEKNWPNMKKLPDFGKIHFPKWKPISWNVLLPDANPELRSLVQSLLLYNAADRLSASEALKHRFFYSLPLPCPDNKMPHPPSNHRQLVKIQNKAPKAPTRENVFGDLVAFL; from the exons ATGGCATCATTCACCGA CCAGGATTTGAAACCAGCCAACCTCCTCATCAGTGCCGATGGTATTTTACGCATTGCTGATTTTGGTCTTAGCCGCCTTTTGTACAATGAGGAGGACGGCAAAGATGGGAGCCGCAAAAAGTACACGGCAAGAGTGGCCACACGATGGTACAGAGCACCAGAGTCTCTCTATGGATCTAATAATTATGATGAGAAGATAGATATATGGGCTGTTGGATGCATCATTGCAGAAATCAATAACAAAGCTCCTTTGTTCGCT GGCGAAACAGACATAGAGCAACTGAGCATTGTGGTTCAAAGCCTCGGGAGaccttctgaaaaaaattggcccAACATGAAGAAATTACCAGATTtcggaaaaatacattttccgaAATGGAAACCTATTTCGTGGAATGTTCTTCTTCCGGATGCTAACCCAGAACTGCGTAGTTTGGTCCAGTCATTGCTGCTGTATAATGCTGCGGACCGACTCTCTGCATCCGAG GCTTTAAAACACAGGTTTTTCTACAGCCTGCCACTACCTTGTCCAGATAACAAAATGCCTCACCCTCCATCAAACCATAGACAGCTCGTCAAGATTCAAAACAAAGCACCGAAAGCCCCCACCAGAGAGAATGTTTTCGGAGATTTGGTTGccttcttgtaa